The following is a genomic window from Manihot esculenta cultivar AM560-2 chromosome 9, M.esculenta_v8, whole genome shotgun sequence.
TTAATTATATATGTGTATGTATttgtattgttattattatccaTTATATGCATATGAAATAGttgttaataatttaaaataaccaTATATTCTAATTAGTTACTAAAGATTTCTAACcagataatttaaataattcaattagttaattatagttTGTTTTGTCTAGATAGACTATATATTCATTATGTCCGTAGCAATAGAATCTATATTAATGgaatataaattaatgtaaGCAATTATAGTGTATATGTGTGTTTACttgtaattgttattattacctATTATACGTTTATTAAATAGTTAGTAACAATATAAAATAACcatctattattattaataaccacacattctttttttttttttgtcaaaaaccACATATTCTAGTTAGTTATTAACGATTTCTAATTatctaatttaactaatttaattaattatttatggtttGTCCACTCAAATATATACCATTTATGTACACTTTCTCCATATTAATCGAATATATATATCaatggaaaataaattaataaaatcaattttagcTATAGTTTTAGGATGTAAATTTTATTGCAATAGCCGAGAACCAAATCGTGACCGTTTTGAAACTGAAACTGAAATTAGAACTGAATTGGAACTGAAATATATAGTACTAAAATTGTGATTCCAGTACTGGTTCTAAGAAATTCACAGCTTTTGATCCATTTATTAAAGTGACAGTGGAAATAGTGGGAGAAAGGACAAGAGTGGataaattctttttattatcaGAGATGTGGTCAAAAGCACTAGAACTAAGGTTCTTTGCTCCTGTAGAGGTTTGAGTTTTATAGGACAAGAGATTTTTATACTGTGACGCACATGCAAGAGGGTGATCATTGTTTGGTGtcctattattataaatattgttCAATCAGTCCAAGTTAGGTGACTATCTTATCAATAATCATTTTGGAAATTATATAGACCTAGATGACAAAATAAGAGGAAACAAAGGCTATATGAGTTAATGATATAAATGTTATTGGAGAGAAAACCAACTACCATGAGCAAAAAGATCATCCaaaagcatttgcaagccattGAAAACTACTGTGATAAAGAAAGACCAAAAAATCCAACAGGCCGAGAAGTAGGTGAGGGTCAAAATAGGGTCACCATACTTAGGTGAGATATCTGGCAGCAATTGGACAAGAAAAAGTCTTTGGAAGTGGTCTTGTGGCGTCGGCGCATGGAAGTGGCCAAACACATTGGAGCTACGTTTAGCTTGTTTCCAATGATGCACTTCAGGGTAGCTACTTGTTGGCATATGGCACTCCTAGTGTTGGGGTGCTGGATGAAAAATCTTCCACACTTGTTGATGAGTCCCCTGGAAATGGATCTTGTCATGCGTTGGTGGACTAGGAAGTCTCCTTAAACAGCAACCTTTCCTTTGCCTTTGTTTCTGCCCTTGCATGCTAAACCTATGGTGAATGTGAAGAGCTCAATGGAGGGACAAAACAAAAGAAGATAATTCCCTGAAAATGGATCTTAGATAAACCAGATCTAAGAAGATATTTAAGAAAGACAGGACAGAAGAAGTCATTGTATTTGTGTAGTCAACTCAATATCCAGAATCTTCCTCTTGCAGTAGTTACCTTTAACTCTTGATTCTGTTGTTGATTTGGATAAATTTACCCCTCAAAGGAAAGTGGTCAGGACCTACACCAAACATCCTATATCTAACTTTGCTTTTTATGATTCTCCATTACTCTCCTATAGAGACTTTGCCTTATCCATTTCCTCGATCAGAAGGAAGCCTTTAAAGATCCTAAGTGGAAAGGAGCAATGATCAAAGAAATGAAAGTTTTGGCTGAAAATGAGATTTGAAAACTTGTCActttttttggaaaaaactAGTTGGCTACAAATGTGTGTTTGAAATACAAAACTGATGGTACAATTGAAAGATCTAAGACCCGTTTGGTTGCAAAGAGGTTCACTCAAACTTATGGAGTGGATTACTAGGAAATGTTCATAATCTGATTCTAAAAGAAGATAAAGATAACTTCATAATCTGATCCTAAATCTGATCGATATAAGTTTAGCTCCTCAATCCTTCTTGTTGAGAGTCCTATGTCATTGATATAGTTTCCCTACAAATGAGTCCATAACACTTGTTTAAGGGAAATGGGTAGTTTGGggaaatttgattaaaaaaaaagagctgGGACTGAAACCCTAAGCTTTGATACTACTATGAAGAAACATAAGAGGAGAGATTTGGAAGAATAAGATTGCTTGATTATTCCCTTTAAGTAATGAGGTTTATATATAGTTTGTCAATAAATCAATAGAATCAATTGCTACAATTGATCTTAATAATCAATCTCATAATTTACAGAATCACAGATTCACGCACAATCAACCTTTATGCATAACAAATTAGTTACCAACTAAAAATGTCTCAAAATTTCAGCAGCACAACTGTGGAATTCGAAGTCATTTGTGTCCAAGATTGTTTGGTTAATGTGATATTTTAGCTTCTGTTTGGTTCACATGCTCAGTGCATTCTTtgctttcctcttcttctttactctatctctctctctcttcctttTGCTTTACTGTTTCATCTTTTGGAAGTGGAAAGCAAGTAGTGATTTTGGTTGTATCATAAAAAAACGaggcttttttttaaaaaaaataaggggACAAAATGACCAAGCATTTTATCTTTGACTTTGtttttccttctctttcttttgaTTTGGAGATGTTTAATATTCCATATCAATGAAGAGATGTGCTTGTTTTCTCATATTTGGTACTCAAAGCTCATTTTTGGTTAAAAGTTTTGCTACTCCATTATTATGAAAGCTTTAGTAGATTAACCTAGTAATTACTTTTACTCTTGTTAGATATATATCATGTGTTGTGGGGTGTCCAGTAGAGGGAATGATATCTCCATCAAAAGTAGCATATGTTGCTAAACGACTTTGTGATATGGGTTGCTTTGAAATTTCTCTTGGTGACACAATTGGTGTTGGTACTCCTGGTAATGCCTAAAACTTCCTTTTGCTAGTACTAAGCACTTTGTTTTGTGGAATGGGATAGAATTGGAACCGAATAGTTCTTTCATGGCATTGTATCACTATCTCTAATTATACGTGGAATTTGTACTTAACAAATCTaaagaataatttattatagATATGCAATATTTTATTGTACATTGTAAAATTTAGTTGAACTTTGACATGATGAAGCAGCTATTccgagatatatatatatatatatactcacacatacatatacatatatatgtgtaGATAGATTTTTTCACTTTTGACTTAAAGACGAGGAGCAACTTTTCTAATTCTATCCTATGCTATGAACTGAAGGAAGCTGTAGTGCTTAATTTCCTTGTTGGATGGTTAGAACTACAATGCAACTTTGTGTAGTTAAATGCATGCTGAACTCACAAGGGCCATCATCTAGAGCAAATGAGGGGCATGCCTTAGAGATTGAGGTGCAATTGTACAcataaaaaggaaataaaataaaatgaagaagttaaagaagaaaaggaaaaaacaaagaaacctttttttttttggggggggggggggtggttTTGGGAATACCTTATCTAGGaattctcttctctctcttagACATCTTTGGCCTGCCGACTTTCTAATTTATTTGTTGCAACATTTATGGTTCTATTTGTTCTCCCATtctttttgttggggttatatTATAAACACTGGTGCAAAGAATAGAAAGGATTTGTAAGTTCCATCTCTTTCTGAGTTCATTTCAAGGTTCAGTTCTATATATTTCCTGACTGGTCTTTTTAACTGCTATGTAATAATTACTAAGAGTTTTAAGAAATTTAGAAAGCCTATTTAGAATTTGATACAACTTTTTGATTGACATCCATACTTTCCAACAGGccaacccattaaacaaggcAAAACCCTTGTGTCATTTTTCAATTAtagatcctttttttttttttataatcaattttAGCTCAATTCTCAGGTTTGTATTATTTATAGTCCACtatcaaaattgaaaatttgagaTGTTGACATGGCTAATGGCATGCTGAataatgttaatattttaaatatggctGCTAACatggtaaaaatattttacttcatATATGATTGTTGGTGTGGCATAAAAGCATTTCCTGCGTTTTCTAGTTATCTAAGAAAATTTGTCTTGCTAATTTTTTCCCCCATTGTTTGACAAGCTTCTCTTGCTTTGCCCGTTGGACTTTCTTGGTATCTGAGTTTTACAGTTCCATTTCACCATTGGGATGTTCTGCCTCAAACTTTAGCTAGAACAATGTTGCTTGTCcccaaaataaacaacaacaaaaaaaaataactgtttaaatttatttacttggttacatgttatcatttgattttattctcCCTTCCCATGACTCAGGTACTGTAATTCCAATGCTTGAAGCTGTTCTTGATGTTGTCCCTGTTGATAAGCTTGCTGTGCACTTTCACGACACCTATGGTCAAGCTCTTTCAAATATTCTAGCATCACTCCTAGTAAGCGtcattcttcatgttttcttaaaagaaaaaaatcatgGCAGATTACTGACACCTACAGTAATGTTCTAAGGAGATCTTTTTCAGTCTGCATCTCAGTTTATTTTGTTTCTGTTCGAGATGTCAAATCCATGTTTGTTCACAAGTCCCACATTGTCACGATGATTCACCTGCCAACTACTTTTCTATCAGCCGAGGTTTAGAGGAAGTTGGGTGGTTGATTGGTGGCCATCATGATTTCATTCCAGCGGTTGTTCACATGTTTAGTTTTTGACGCATCACTTGTCTCACTTCCCCATTCCAACAGTGACATTTATAACTTCTCATAGAGGTCTAGCAAAGATTGAGTATGGTTGCTGATATACTATCAATTTATGCTTTTTCTGCTGTTTCTGTTCAAACAAACACAATATATTACATacattatatatacatatataatgcGTACATGTAATTTAATGAGTACTATACctgctttctttttttttttttgggggggtttTAAAGGAATCTCTCTATATCTTTTTGCCAGATGGGGATCAACACTGTTGATTCATCAGTATCTGGTCTTGGAGGTTGCCCATATGCTAAGGGGGCTTCTGGTAATGTTGCTACTGAAGATGTTGTCTACATGCTCAATGGTCTTGGAGTTGAGACGAATGTGGATCTCCAAAAGGTCATATTAGCAGGAAATTTCATCTGTAAGCATTTGGGGCGGCCTTCTGGTTCAAAAGCAGCAATTGCCTTGAGCAAAGTAACAGCTCATGCCTCCAAACTTTAAGATATTACTAGAGCAGGATGATATCACAATCATGGTATGCAGAAATGTCTTTCAAATTTCTTAATCATGCATTATGACATGCTCTGCTTTCAAAATGAAATACATTAATATACAATCCCTTTAGTTGCTTCAAGAATGCAcatgtaaatttttgttaatgGATATTTATCATGCAAAGTACCTTTAAATTACTTCCTTGGGTGCGATGTCCATTCTGTGTTTGTGAAACAGAAGATTGATTCAAGAATGATCATATGAAGAGGGGAAATATAAAAGATTCAATGGTTGGGGAAATTCCTTTTATTTCTTCGCATTGAATTTGAACTTATTTGTATCACTAGGCTAAGACAAGAAGAGCTTTTGAGAATTCACTTgttcaattaataaattaatcattCTGGTGTGTATAGTAATGTGCTTTGTTGTtagccaaaaaaagaaaaacatttcAATATAAAGAACCACGATTTGTGGTTGAAATAAGAAAAACACAGAATTTAGAATAGGAAATGTAAGTTCACTTTACTTCTTATTGCCTAACATGTAGAGCAGAATTTTCCTTAAGCTTGAAACATCCCATGCAGCATTAGCTAAGGATTTGCTTGACCTTTACGTCATTAAGAGAGACTTCCTCCTGTCTAAATAAGGATTCCAATCTAAGACACCACTTCTAATCTTTTCCCAGATGTCTTGATTGAAAATATAATTCCTTTCTATACTTTCAGAATTGGGATTGATGTTTCCATGTAAATGATAATAGAAGCCACGGAAAATTTGCTTGATCTTGACATCTTTTATGCAATGGTTCCAGCAGGAAACAGGAAGAGACTTGTAACAACGACTCTCTCCATCAATTGGCTTCTTGTATGAGAACTGAAACATTTGATGAGCACTATAGTAAGCAAAGGTACAAACAAAATCCCAAGGGTTCATTTTCCATTttgtttttactgatttattACTTCAAGCTCAGAAAACACTTGTGTGGATAGAAATTGGATATACCTTAATTTTATACAATACAACATTTTAACTTGGTTGAGCACATATGCCAGGATATAGATAAAACTTTCGAAGTTCATATGCATTTGTTTCAATATATTATAAGGAAGAAAAAACAAACTTAAGTAATGGCAGTGACTGTCTTCACAATGGGAATATTACTCGAGTAAACCCACAACGCAAGTACCATTTAGTTACAGCACACTGGAATCACTTGGCAACAAAAAGTAGATCTCAAGAAACTATTTCATTGTAATTCCAAAATGAAATGAATACCCATATAAATTAATATCATACCttaaaaaatgattttactGGGCAATTTATATAGATACTTTCTAGATGAGGAGAAATCCACAGCAAAGCATCCACAAGTAAAGCAATTGGAAGTTCATTGCTGATACTGTTGATTGAAAGcttcaattctttcactttAAGCATTGGAGGCTGTAGGAGACGTCTCATTTTGCTAGGAATAATGTAACTCTGCAAAGATAAATGACACAAACTTAAGTGCTAGTAATCCCAAGGGAATgactaattcaaaaaataaaagtttaatattcTAATGATAGCAACATTAGACTTGTTACAattatttattactaattttGTTTAAGAAATTATCAATATAGATAGAAATATACAGTATTGcattaaaaataatacaatatCAGATAGAAAATATACTTTCTAAATTAGTAATAAATGATAGTGCTTAATAAAGCTTAACAAGTACAAAGTTGTACTCCTTAGAATAATCAATAGAAATTAGAGGTAGGCATACCTTTCCCGTTCTACCTTTCAAGACCACCATCCTGAAAGATTGATTGAACTTGTCAAGCAATTCAATCAATCTAGCATACCAAGAAATTTCCATAGTATtggattcaaaattcaaatgaaccTCAGGTAAGATCAACCCGTTTgaagaaaatgaaattatatcACCACAATATGAGAGGACATGTAGATTAGGTGTATCAATCTGAATTGTAGCCACCCCTTGACATGACTTTATGCTCAATCTATGAAGTCTGTAACTGGAAATCTTTAGAGTCTCCAACATATCGCATTCAGACAAGCGCAAGCTTTCCAAATGAGGAAATCTCTTCAATTGCTCATGCATCCATGCATCAGTTATGGGAGCTCCAGTTATTGCTAAGCTCTTCAAATTTTTAGAAACCACCTTTAGTACAGAAGGCAAAGATGAACCTTCTAAGGATAATGAATGAAGATTTGGTGCTTCCATCTCAAGATGCTCAAGATGAGTATATTCCACATGGAACTTGACTAGATTGGCAAGATTAAAAATCTGTAGCTTCGTAATACCATAGCAGCTAATGAAGCTCATTTCTTCAATACTAGGAGACCCAGCAACTAGTTTGCATATAACAATATCATCTGCAAAAACACATTTTAGAGACAACTTCTTCAAGAAAGGTAATCTTACCTCATTGATAGAGGGCAGAATATGCAGGTTGCAGTATCTCAATTCCAAAATCTGTACTGAAATTGCATTGAAAACGGCTGGAGGCACAGAGTAGGTACACTTTTCAGACAGGGTGGTTGCAGCAACTACAATTTTCAAGTGCTTGACATTACTCTCTAGGGCATAGCCAACCCATCTATCCAT
Proteins encoded in this region:
- the LOC110623392 gene encoding putative F-box/FBD/LRR-repeat protein At1g78760 is translated as MKNTETFDYISELPKPILHNILSFLSTKDIARTSALSKTWLDAWKTFPILKIDLDWMLLTGVRQLPSNSEITQKIQELYKYSEQCLLSRRSQRTNLIKFKLKVPWVYDDLEMVSNMDRWVGYALESNVKHLKIVVAATTLSEKCTYSVPPAVFNAISVQILELRYCNLHILPSINEVRLPFLKKLSLKCVFADDIVICKLVAGSPSIEEMSFISCYGITKLQIFNLANLVKFHVEYTHLEHLEMEAPNLHSLSLEGSSLPSVLKVVSKNLKSLAITGAPITDAWMHEQLKRFPHLESLRLSECDMLETLKISSYRLHRLSIKSCQGVATIQIDTPNLHVLSYCGDIISFSSNGLILPEVHLNFESNTMEISWYARLIELLDKFNQSFRMVVLKGRTGKSYIIPSKMRRLLQPPMLKVKELKLSINSISNELPIALLVDALLWISPHLESIYINCPVKSFFKCAVTKWYLRCGFTRFSYKKPIDGESRCYKSLPVSCWNHCIKDVKIKQIFRGFYYHLHGNINPNSESIERNYIFNQDIWEKIRSGVLDWNPYLDRRKSLLMT